From a single Bryobacter aggregatus MPL3 genomic region:
- the nusB gene encoding transcription antitermination factor NusB, with translation MASRRKSRERALQVLYVCDLRKQDPDAAIEAYYQTLHSEDDDFSRLLRDRFMEELVRGAIAKKDILDEQIGKASEHWRLDRMPSVDRNILRLAAFELYEGKLPYAVIIDEALELARRYSGDESVKFVNGVLDSIKASSEKPAAKTSLTNTKS, from the coding sequence ATGGCTAGCCGGAGGAAATCGCGCGAACGAGCGCTACAGGTGCTCTATGTGTGCGACTTGCGCAAGCAAGACCCCGACGCCGCAATCGAAGCTTACTATCAAACGCTCCACAGTGAGGACGACGATTTTTCGCGTCTGCTGCGAGACCGTTTCATGGAAGAGCTCGTACGTGGTGCGATTGCAAAGAAAGATATTCTCGACGAGCAGATTGGCAAGGCCAGTGAACACTGGCGGCTCGATCGCATGCCTTCCGTCGACCGGAACATTCTGCGGCTTGCCGCCTTTGAACTCTACGAGGGCAAGCTGCCCTACGCAGTGATCATCGACGAGGCCCTCGAACTGGCCCGCCGCTACAGTGGCGACGAGAGCGTAAAGTTCGTCAACGGCGTGCTCGATTCCATCAAGGCCAGCAGCGAAAAGCCTGCGGCGAAGACTTCACTTACCAATACAAAAAGTTGA
- a CDS encoding R3H domain-containing nucleic acid-binding protein, which yields MTRKYPIEQYEDKIGDFLDLLLDGIDIDIDYEFQEGASTYPEIENPDIVVKFSGPETELLLQNKAELLLALEHLTMEMLRLPHEDHSLIVFDANDYRLLRIEELRLSAQTAAERVKQSLQPFFFAPMTSRERRIIHMTLRPETEVRSESVGVGGGRQVVIIPAGMPTPAAPATPPRDRRGPGGDRGRRDSRGGRPGGGGFGGRSGGGGRPFGDRPPRPGGDRGPRPSGGGFGGGRPFGDRPPRPAGDRGPRPSGGGYRGPRREGPPSSGNSGGEPNGNR from the coding sequence ATGACTCGTAAATACCCAATCGAACAATACGAAGACAAAATCGGCGATTTTCTCGACCTGCTGCTCGATGGCATCGACATCGACATCGACTACGAATTCCAGGAAGGTGCATCCACCTACCCGGAAATCGAAAACCCGGATATCGTTGTTAAGTTCAGTGGGCCCGAGACTGAGCTTCTGCTCCAGAACAAGGCGGAGTTATTGCTCGCCCTGGAACATTTGACCATGGAGATGCTTCGGCTGCCCCATGAGGATCATTCGCTGATCGTCTTTGACGCGAATGATTATCGCCTGCTGCGCATTGAGGAACTGCGGCTCTCGGCGCAGACCGCCGCTGAGCGTGTGAAGCAGAGCCTGCAGCCGTTTTTCTTTGCTCCGATGACCAGCCGTGAACGCCGGATCATCCATATGACCCTACGTCCTGAAACCGAAGTGCGTAGCGAATCGGTGGGTGTCGGCGGGGGCAGGCAAGTGGTGATTATCCCTGCGGGCATGCCTACTCCGGCTGCGCCGGCAACTCCACCTCGCGACCGTCGTGGTCCGGGTGGAGATCGTGGACGCCGCGATAGCCGTGGTGGCAGACCCGGCGGTGGTGGCTTCGGTGGCCGCTCCGGTGGTGGTGGCCGTCCTTTCGGCGACCGTCCTCCTCGCCCCGGCGGAGATCGTGGACCGCGTCCTTCTGGTGGTGGATTCGGCGGTGGACGTCCCTTTGGCGATCGCCCCCCACGCCCAGCCGGAGATCGTGGACCTCGTCCGAGCGGCGGTGGATATCGTGGACCGCGCCGCGAAGGACCTCCCAGCAGTGGCAATTCTGGTGGCGAGCCGAACGGCAACCGCTAG
- a CDS encoding class IV adenylate cyclase, protein MTGKETEVKIVVPAFRPFRRQLREAGFRLKRRRVFERNTILETEPASLRPNGCILRLREAGGRFTVTYKGKATVAKHKSREEIEFEVSDAAAASTLLQRLGYLPRFVYEKYRTEYIDSAGGIVTLDETPIGLYAELEGPEDWIDATAKILKIADTEYITASYGALYLRWCEAQALVPGNMVFEGPIAIGKAD, encoded by the coding sequence GTGACGGGAAAAGAAACCGAAGTCAAAATTGTTGTTCCTGCGTTTCGACCGTTCCGGCGGCAGTTGCGCGAAGCTGGATTTCGTCTGAAACGGCGGCGGGTGTTTGAGAGAAATACAATTCTCGAAACGGAGCCAGCCAGCCTGCGGCCCAATGGCTGCATCTTGCGCTTGCGCGAGGCGGGGGGCAGGTTCACGGTCACCTATAAAGGAAAGGCGACGGTGGCCAAGCACAAGTCGCGGGAAGAGATTGAGTTTGAGGTCTCCGATGCCGCAGCGGCCTCCACCTTATTGCAGCGCCTGGGCTATCTGCCGCGCTTCGTATACGAAAAATACCGGACGGAATATATCGACAGCGCTGGCGGGATCGTGACTCTCGATGAGACACCGATTGGCTTGTATGCCGAACTGGAAGGGCCGGAAGATTGGATCGACGCCACTGCAAAAATTCTGAAAATTGCCGATACAGAATATATCACTGCGAGCTACGGTGCTCTCTACTTGCGCTGGTGCGAGGCGCAGGCGCTGGTGCCTGGAAATATGGTGTTTGAAGGACCGATTGCCATCGGGAAAGCCGACTAG
- the yidC gene encoding membrane protein insertase YidC: MEKNLLIAFLLMGVVIFGTQYFMPQAPPTPAKKEVTQQAAPPAAPAPQPANAAVAAQPPGSAVAGTKEESYRIETDLYKVEFSNKGGVVTSWILKKYKDSKGQPLELVHGPARAKAGNPFSIQLNGREMNPNLNWYLFAASPAADGLGIDFNYSNGNTRAHKSFRFDRSKYVVDIQSDLILNGVPTPHDLAWRGGFGDHFAFNGHSLGTTVRFDKTVNKLETKTVKDASNGWSTDTGNFVFAGIQDQFFAAVAINRGGRGPVELQTTSDTFVPYSSTDQKEEPNIGMAVGGSAENQLSFYIGPKDLDILKTVDPRLEQMVDFGTWFGIVAKPLFYALNYVNTNFIHNYGWSIIVVTIIINLLTLPLKLSSMKSMQKTQLVQPELQRINEKYKGISMTDPRAAKKNEEVMELYKKHGINPAGGCLPLMLQMPFLIGFYSVLSVAIEMRQAQWFWVTDLSQPENLPIRILPVLMVATQFLLQKMTPSSGMDPQQQKIMLFMPLMFAFMFYGASSGLVLYWLTGNVFAMLQQYVFSKVKPGPVTPPSQAVVTVKKKK; encoded by the coding sequence ATGGAAAAAAATCTGCTCATCGCCTTTCTGCTGATGGGTGTTGTGATCTTCGGTACGCAATACTTCATGCCACAGGCTCCGCCCACCCCGGCGAAAAAGGAGGTGACCCAGCAGGCCGCTCCCCCCGCAGCGCCGGCTCCCCAGCCCGCGAATGCGGCTGTCGCCGCCCAACCGCCCGGAAGCGCTGTCGCTGGAACAAAAGAAGAAAGCTACCGGATTGAAACCGATCTCTACAAGGTCGAGTTCTCGAACAAGGGTGGCGTGGTGACGTCCTGGATCCTCAAGAAATACAAGGATTCCAAGGGCCAACCGCTCGAACTCGTTCATGGGCCGGCGCGCGCCAAAGCGGGCAACCCCTTCTCCATTCAATTGAATGGCCGCGAGATGAACCCGAATCTGAACTGGTATCTGTTTGCTGCCTCACCGGCCGCAGATGGGCTGGGCATCGATTTCAACTACTCAAACGGCAATACCCGGGCGCACAAGTCCTTCCGCTTCGATCGCTCGAAGTACGTGGTGGATATACAGTCCGACTTGATTTTGAACGGAGTTCCGACGCCGCATGATCTCGCCTGGCGCGGTGGTTTTGGCGACCATTTTGCCTTCAATGGGCATTCGCTGGGAACCACGGTCCGCTTCGATAAGACGGTGAACAAGCTCGAGACGAAAACAGTCAAAGATGCTTCTAACGGCTGGTCGACTGACACGGGCAACTTTGTCTTTGCGGGAATTCAGGATCAGTTCTTTGCCGCCGTGGCGATCAATCGCGGCGGGCGCGGTCCGGTGGAGTTGCAAACGACCTCGGACACCTTTGTTCCTTATTCGTCGACCGATCAGAAGGAAGAACCGAATATTGGAATGGCGGTGGGTGGTTCGGCCGAGAACCAGCTCTCGTTCTATATCGGGCCGAAGGATCTTGACATCCTGAAGACCGTCGATCCTCGTTTGGAACAGATGGTCGACTTTGGCACCTGGTTCGGCATTGTCGCCAAGCCTTTGTTCTACGCGCTGAATTACGTCAATACGAATTTCATCCATAACTATGGCTGGTCGATCATTGTCGTTACGATCATCATCAATCTGCTGACCTTGCCACTGAAGCTCTCGAGCATGAAGTCGATGCAGAAGACGCAACTGGTGCAGCCGGAACTGCAACGGATCAACGAGAAGTATAAGGGCATCTCGATGACCGACCCCCGGGCGGCCAAGAAGAACGAAGAGGTGATGGAGCTTTATAAGAAGCATGGCATCAACCCGGCGGGAGGTTGTTTGCCGCTGATGTTGCAGATGCCCTTCCTGATTGGCTTCTACTCCGTTTTGAGTGTCGCCATTGAAATGCGTCAGGCGCAGTGGTTCTGGGTGACGGATCTTTCGCAGCCGGAAAATCTGCCGATTCGCATCCTTCCGGTATTGATGGTGGCGACACAATTTCTTCTACAGAAGATGACGCCATCGTCTGGAATGGACCCGCAGCAGCAGAAAATCATGCTGTTCATGCCGCTGATGTTCGCCTTTATGTTCTACGGGGCGTCCTCTGGACTGGTGTTATACTGGCTCACTGGCAACGTGTTTGCCATGCTTCAGCAATATGTCTTTAGCAAAGTCAAACCGGGTCCAGTAACGCCGCCCTCGCAAGCGGTCGTCACTGTAAAGAAGAAGAAGTGA
- the ribH gene encoding 6,7-dimethyl-8-ribityllumazine synthase: MSSFHPNEIKVREGLGTARGLRVAIVVSRFNSLVTDRLLDGALGALARAGAEAKDVEVIKVPGAWEMPVVVGELARLGKTDAVVCLGCVVRGDTPHFDYVAGENAKGIGAVAKESGMPVANGVLTTNTMEQALDRAGGKMGNKGADAAMGAIEMANLLREIKSAKGV, from the coding sequence ATGTCCTCTTTTCACCCCAATGAAATCAAGGTGCGCGAAGGTCTTGGCACCGCTCGAGGACTTCGTGTCGCAATCGTGGTCAGCCGTTTTAATAGCCTCGTGACCGATCGTCTGCTCGACGGCGCCCTTGGAGCACTCGCCCGCGCCGGAGCGGAAGCCAAAGATGTCGAAGTCATCAAAGTCCCTGGTGCCTGGGAAATGCCCGTTGTCGTGGGGGAACTGGCAAGACTAGGGAAAACGGACGCTGTTGTTTGTCTCGGTTGTGTTGTGCGTGGCGATACGCCGCACTTTGACTATGTCGCTGGCGAAAATGCCAAAGGGATTGGAGCAGTCGCAAAAGAAAGCGGCATGCCGGTGGCCAATGGCGTGCTCACCACCAACACCATGGAACAGGCTCTCGACCGGGCAGGCGGCAAAATGGGGAACAAAGGCGCAGATGCCGCAATGGGTGCCATCGAGATGGCAAACCTGTTGCGCGAAATCAAAAGCGCGAAGGGTGTATAA
- a CDS encoding DUF2071 domain-containing protein, giving the protein MPLRDVLLTIDHRPWELPTRPWGITQWWRHLLFAHWPIEPEKLIPLLPEPVTLDLFEGMAWVAVVPFRMAGVRPRFAPALPWISDFIELNLRTYVLPKQGRQQPGVHFWSLEASQPFEGRYRPTKPATPSPLLHFSEALEVAIWPLQRLV; this is encoded by the coding sequence GTGCCGCTCCGGGATGTTCTCCTCACGATAGACCACCGGCCCTGGGAACTTCCCACTCGCCCCTGGGGAATCACCCAGTGGTGGCGCCACCTGCTCTTTGCCCATTGGCCCATTGAGCCGGAAAAACTCATCCCGCTCCTCCCCGAGCCCGTCACGCTCGATCTTTTCGAGGGGATGGCCTGGGTGGCGGTCGTTCCATTCAGGATGGCTGGGGTCAGGCCCCGCTTCGCACCCGCGCTCCCCTGGATCTCTGACTTTATCGAGCTGAACCTGCGCACCTATGTCCTGCCGAAGCAGGGGCGGCAGCAGCCGGGCGTTCACTTCTGGAGTCTGGAGGCCTCACAGCCGTTCGAGGGCCGCTACCGGCCCACAAAACCAGCCACGCCCTCACCGCTGCTGCACTTCTCAGAAGCACTCGAGGTTGCCATCTGGCCGCTCCAGCGCTTGGTTTAA
- a CDS encoding YjgN family protein has protein sequence MVFCPNCGTQYESLPLRCQCGYLFGSGPAAQTAPVAPSPEARFAFTGDGAELFKLYVQLILFSIPTLGIYSFWGRTEIRSYLWGSVQFAGQPFFYHGTGKELFLGWLKFFGGLIVLYAGVGWAAIAMGERGSLLAAAILYGTIFLLMPLAIHGALRYRLSRTSWNGRRFSYRGNLWKLALSFWIGALMTVVTLGLALPYFLADLRGYVVENIWFAGQRFDFSGRGKDLFWPFALHLLLYLPTLSLARFWYAAKQTEYYWARTSFASVPFRSTISVSELTLVKITNLLLTVFTFGIGYPWAICRQMRYLTANLSLDRLPAVTLTAGDDAAGTAFGDELGLALGTDAGIDAGFGL, from the coding sequence ATGGTATTCTGCCCGAATTGCGGTACACAGTATGAATCGCTACCACTCCGTTGCCAGTGCGGGTATCTCTTTGGCTCGGGACCCGCTGCCCAGACGGCTCCAGTAGCGCCGTCGCCCGAGGCGCGCTTTGCGTTTACCGGGGATGGGGCGGAGCTTTTTAAGCTGTACGTGCAGCTCATCCTGTTCAGCATCCCGACCCTGGGCATCTATAGCTTTTGGGGCCGGACCGAAATTCGGAGCTACCTGTGGGGGAGTGTCCAATTTGCCGGACAGCCTTTTTTCTATCACGGCACGGGGAAGGAACTATTTCTTGGCTGGCTGAAGTTTTTCGGTGGTCTCATTGTGCTGTATGCGGGAGTGGGCTGGGCTGCCATTGCGATGGGCGAGCGGGGTTCGCTCCTGGCCGCCGCTATCCTTTACGGCACGATCTTTTTGCTGATGCCGCTGGCCATTCATGGCGCATTGCGCTACCGGCTGAGCCGCACTTCCTGGAATGGCCGCCGCTTCTCCTATCGTGGCAATCTGTGGAAGCTTGCGCTCAGTTTCTGGATTGGCGCCTTGATGACGGTTGTTACGCTGGGTTTGGCCTTACCCTACTTTCTGGCTGATCTGCGCGGGTACGTCGTGGAGAACATCTGGTTTGCCGGGCAACGCTTCGACTTCTCCGGACGAGGCAAAGACCTGTTCTGGCCTTTTGCCCTGCACCTGCTTCTCTACCTTCCCACCCTGAGTCTGGCGCGCTTCTGGTATGCGGCCAAGCAAACTGAGTATTACTGGGCTCGGACCAGCTTCGCTAGCGTGCCCTTCCGCTCGACGATCTCGGTGAGCGAGTTGACCCTTGTTAAGATCACGAACCTCCTCCTTACGGTCTTCACCTTCGGGATCGGATACCCGTGGGCAATCTGCCGCCAGATGCGATATCTGACCGCGAACCTGTCCCTCGATCGCCTGCCGGCGGTGACGCTGACTGCGGGGGATGACGCCGCAGGCACTGCGTTTGGCGACGAACTTGGCCTTGCCCTGGGTACCGATGCCGGAATTGACGCAGGCTTCGGGCTCTAG
- the mnmE gene encoding tRNA uridine-5-carboxymethylaminomethyl(34) synthesis GTPase MnmE → MNLKDTIVAISTPPGRGGIGVVRISGDDAVAVARRLVAPLESFEPRFASLTYLLDDAGERIDEVVVTWFQRPRSFTAEDVVEISCHGSPVILRHCVERATRLGARLAEPGEFTLRAYLRGRIDLPQAEAIRDLIESTTLYQAKVAAQQLGGSLSRRMAPLKKQFIDLISLLEAGIDFAEDDISVAPDSELLARLAPIRAGIARLESSFAFGRIVHEGFSLAIIGRPNVGKSSLFNALLEQDRAIVTDIPGTTRDTVSESAAIAGIPVRLIDTAGIRESSDPVESLGIERSHQASADADLTVLVFDASVGWTEEDQRLRPLTTHLLVANKCDLTAQEIPADAIRVSAQSGEGLEVLRHAIVTAISPEGTLEAGDGFLTSLRQKNLLSDCLIDLDRARVAIENHIPHEMLLLDLYAALRSMDGVSGATTADDILNRIFSTFCIGK, encoded by the coding sequence TTGAACCTCAAAGATACGATCGTTGCCATCTCCACCCCTCCGGGCCGTGGAGGGATTGGCGTGGTGCGCATCTCGGGCGACGATGCTGTTGCTGTGGCGCGCCGCTTAGTGGCACCTTTGGAAAGCTTCGAGCCGCGCTTCGCCTCTCTCACCTATCTGCTCGATGATGCCGGGGAACGCATTGATGAGGTGGTGGTCACCTGGTTCCAACGCCCGCGCAGTTTTACTGCGGAAGATGTGGTGGAGATTTCCTGCCATGGCTCGCCTGTTATCTTGCGTCATTGTGTTGAGCGGGCCACCCGTCTGGGGGCGCGATTGGCCGAGCCGGGCGAATTCACCCTGCGTGCGTATCTTCGCGGCCGGATTGATCTGCCACAGGCCGAAGCGATTCGCGACCTGATCGAATCGACCACGCTCTACCAAGCCAAGGTTGCGGCCCAACAATTGGGCGGCTCTTTGAGCCGTCGTATGGCGCCGCTAAAGAAGCAGTTTATCGACCTGATCTCGTTGCTCGAAGCCGGAATTGATTTTGCCGAAGACGATATCTCGGTGGCTCCCGATTCGGAACTCCTGGCGCGCCTGGCGCCGATCCGGGCCGGAATTGCGCGCCTGGAATCAAGCTTCGCCTTTGGACGCATAGTCCACGAGGGCTTTTCGCTTGCCATCATCGGCCGGCCGAATGTCGGCAAGTCGAGCTTATTCAATGCCCTCTTAGAGCAGGACCGCGCGATCGTGACCGATATTCCGGGCACCACGCGCGATACGGTGAGCGAATCTGCGGCGATTGCCGGAATTCCGGTTCGTTTGATCGATACGGCGGGGATTCGGGAGTCGAGTGACCCGGTGGAAAGCCTGGGGATTGAGCGCAGCCATCAGGCGAGTGCCGATGCGGATCTGACGGTGCTGGTGTTTGATGCCAGCGTGGGCTGGACTGAAGAAGATCAGCGCCTTCGCCCGCTGACAACCCATCTGCTGGTGGCGAACAAATGCGATCTTACGGCGCAAGAGATTCCGGCAGATGCGATTCGTGTCTCGGCGCAGAGTGGAGAAGGGCTCGAGGTGTTGCGCCACGCCATTGTCACGGCGATCTCGCCAGAAGGCACGCTCGAAGCCGGGGATGGATTTTTGACCAGCCTGCGCCAGAAGAATCTGCTGAGCGATTGCCTCATCGATCTGGACCGCGCGCGGGTGGCGATTGAAAATCACATCCCACATGAGATGTTATTGCTCGATCTCTACGCTGCGCTGCGCTCGATGGATGGCGTCAGCGGCGCTACCACTGCCGACGACATCCTGAACCGGATCTTCTCAACTTTTTGTATTGGTAAGTGA
- a CDS encoding M48 family metallopeptidase: MRWKIGALIVGTLLLVGLVLSTAYAALPYALGGVARLVPISLEDKLGSMVLAGLVREHRPCENPELTAMMQAIATRLSAAMDASPYRFDIQVLRSPQVNAMAAPGGHIAVFSGLVDRMDNPEQVAAVLAHEMQHVVQRHSVKGILRALGIQTFLTIVVGDPGVLGDLAGNLGVLHFMRSDEESADDAAIQVLMRAGIAPVEMQKAFENLAKSGGGESGSALSYLSTHPPLADRIERVRQASMEWQGQARPIGVSMPRTCLP, encoded by the coding sequence ATGCGCTGGAAGATTGGCGCCCTGATTGTCGGGACTCTCCTCTTGGTTGGTCTGGTGCTGAGCACTGCCTATGCCGCTCTTCCCTACGCGCTGGGTGGCGTGGCGAGGCTGGTTCCGATCAGTCTTGAAGACAAGCTCGGCAGCATGGTGCTGGCCGGGCTGGTACGCGAGCACCGGCCTTGTGAGAATCCCGAACTCACCGCGATGATGCAGGCGATTGCCACGCGGCTCAGCGCCGCCATGGACGCATCGCCCTACCGATTCGATATCCAGGTGCTGCGGAGCCCACAGGTGAACGCGATGGCCGCTCCAGGGGGCCACATTGCGGTCTTCAGTGGCTTGGTCGACCGCATGGACAACCCGGAACAGGTTGCTGCCGTGCTCGCCCATGAGATGCAGCATGTGGTGCAGCGGCATTCGGTGAAGGGCATCCTGCGGGCGCTGGGCATCCAGACCTTTCTGACGATTGTTGTTGGCGATCCGGGAGTTCTGGGGGACCTGGCTGGCAATCTGGGTGTGCTTCACTTCATGCGCAGTGACGAGGAGAGTGCCGACGATGCGGCAATTCAAGTATTGATGCGCGCCGGAATTGCACCGGTTGAGATGCAGAAGGCCTTTGAGAATCTGGCGAAGTCCGGGGGCGGGGAGAGCGGCTCCGCGCTGAGCTATCTCTCGACGCACCCTCCTCTTGCAGACCGGATCGAGCGCGTTCGCCAGGCCAGCATGGAATGGCAGGGACAAGCGCGGCCGATTGGGGTTTCGATGCCGCGCACCTGTTTGCCTTAA
- the lepA gene encoding translation elongation factor 4, which yields MDPAFIRNFSIIAHIDHGKSTLADRLLEVTGALSQREMMAQVLDSMDLERERGITIKAHAVRLNYLAKDGHEYQLNLIDTPGHVDFSYEVSRSLQACEGALLIVDASQGVEAQTLANTYLALGQNLEIIPVINKIDLPSAEPDRVKEQIETVIGLDASDAVMASAKNGIGIEDILEAIVHKVPPPKGNPEDPLRALIFDSWFDSYRGVIILMRVIDGRVRKGMKVRLNATGKVFEVDGLGYQSPKPIPCEELSAGEVGFLFGNIKTVADAQIGDTIMEEARRAVEPLPGFMEIKPMVFAGLYPVESSEHNLLREALEKLRLNDSALTYEAESSAALGFGFRCGFLGLLHLEIVQERLEREFNIDLITTAPGVRYLITLMNGKVIHVENPQNFPDPTEIDHIEEPIIDATIITREDYIGEILALVEEKRGQQKKFEFIGDKRVMLVYELPLNEVVLDFYDRLKSCSRGYASLDYHLSGHRISPMVKLDVMVAGEVVDALSMIVHKDFAYERGRVLIERLRKLIPRQMFEIALQAAIGAKVIARENISAIRKNVIAKCYGGDISRKRKLLDKQKEGKKRMKRVGRVEIPQEAFLAVLKVTSSSDDD from the coding sequence ATGGATCCAGCATTTATTCGGAACTTCTCGATCATTGCGCACATTGACCATGGCAAATCCACACTAGCTGACCGTCTGCTGGAAGTGACAGGCGCCTTGAGTCAGCGGGAGATGATGGCCCAAGTTCTCGACTCGATGGACCTCGAGCGGGAACGTGGAATCACCATCAAAGCTCACGCAGTGCGCTTGAACTATCTCGCCAAAGATGGCCACGAGTATCAGCTCAATCTGATTGACACGCCCGGGCACGTCGATTTTAGTTACGAGGTGTCTCGTAGCTTACAAGCGTGCGAAGGCGCTTTGCTGATTGTCGATGCGTCGCAAGGTGTCGAAGCCCAGACACTCGCCAATACTTATCTGGCTTTGGGCCAGAACCTCGAAATCATTCCGGTGATCAATAAGATCGATCTGCCGAGTGCCGAGCCAGACCGGGTCAAAGAACAGATCGAGACCGTCATCGGGCTCGACGCCTCCGATGCGGTGATGGCTAGCGCCAAGAACGGCATTGGCATTGAGGATATTCTCGAGGCCATTGTCCATAAGGTGCCGCCGCCCAAAGGCAACCCGGAGGATCCGCTCCGCGCCCTGATTTTCGATAGCTGGTTTGACTCCTATCGCGGCGTCATCATTCTGATGCGTGTTATCGATGGCCGTGTCCGCAAGGGCATGAAGGTGCGTCTGAACGCGACGGGCAAAGTGTTTGAAGTGGATGGCCTCGGCTACCAATCACCCAAGCCGATTCCTTGTGAGGAATTGAGCGCGGGCGAAGTCGGTTTTCTCTTTGGAAATATCAAGACCGTGGCTGATGCACAGATCGGCGACACGATCATGGAAGAAGCGCGGCGGGCTGTCGAGCCGCTGCCCGGCTTCATGGAAATCAAGCCGATGGTGTTTGCCGGCCTCTACCCGGTGGAGAGCAGCGAGCACAACCTCCTGCGCGAGGCGCTCGAAAAACTGCGGTTGAACGATAGTGCGCTCACCTATGAGGCTGAAAGCTCGGCGGCGCTGGGCTTCGGATTCCGTTGCGGCTTCCTCGGGTTGCTGCATCTTGAAATCGTGCAGGAGCGTCTGGAGCGCGAATTCAATATTGACCTGATCACGACGGCGCCGGGTGTGCGCTATCTGATCACGCTGATGAACGGCAAGGTCATTCATGTCGAGAATCCGCAGAACTTCCCGGACCCCACCGAGATCGATCACATCGAAGAGCCGATTATCGACGCGACCATCATCACGCGCGAAGACTATATCGGCGAGATCCTGGCGCTGGTAGAAGAGAAGCGCGGCCAGCAGAAGAAGTTTGAGTTCATCGGCGACAAGCGCGTGATGCTGGTTTATGAGTTGCCACTGAATGAAGTAGTGCTCGACTTCTATGACCGGCTGAAGAGCTGTTCGCGCGGTTACGCGTCTTTGGACTACCATTTGTCCGGGCATCGCATCTCACCGATGGTGAAGCTGGATGTGATGGTGGCAGGCGAAGTGGTGGATGCGCTGTCGATGATCGTCCATAAGGACTTTGCCTATGAGCGCGGACGGGTTCTGATCGAGCGCCTGCGCAAGCTGATTCCGCGGCAAATGTTCGAGATTGCCTTACAGGCGGCCATTGGCGCGAAGGTGATTGCCCGCGAAAACATTTCGGCGATTCGCAAGAACGTGATCGCCAAGTGCTACGGCGGCGACATCAGCCGCAAACGGAAACTGCTCGACAAGCAGAAGGAAGGCAAGAAGCGCATGAAGCGCGTCGGCCGGGTGGAGATTCCGCAAGAGGCGTTCCTGGCGGTGTTGAAGGTGACCTCCTCTTCTGACGACGACTAG
- a CDS encoding AAA family ATPase encodes MSDLSSATRRIKSVQDEIGKIIVGQNEVVEGVLICLLGGGHVLLEGVPGLGKTTLLRTLSRVLHLRYSRIQFTPDLMPADIVGSMIMDTDDRGSKSFRFQAGPIFSNLVLADEINRATPKTQSALLEAMQERTVTSGTTTHQLESPFLVMATQNPIEMEGTYPLPEAQLDRFLMKILVRYPNRADLATIVERTITKDEPILEPKLDVEGILSLRKLCREVLIAPHVQDFAVDLVMATQPDQGHAHPLAKKYIRYGSSPRGAQSLVECGRVLALMRGRTHLSVEDIVSVAPAVLRHRVILNFDAHADGHTTETILPEILKGVAAQATASR; translated from the coding sequence GTGAGTGATCTCTCATCCGCCACACGGCGCATTAAATCCGTACAGGACGAGATCGGCAAGATTATTGTCGGTCAGAATGAAGTCGTTGAGGGTGTGCTCATTTGCCTCCTTGGCGGTGGCCATGTTCTTCTCGAGGGAGTTCCTGGCCTCGGCAAAACGACACTGCTGCGCACGCTTTCCCGCGTTCTGCATCTGCGCTACAGCCGGATCCAGTTCACTCCCGATCTGATGCCCGCTGATATCGTCGGCAGCATGATCATGGATACCGATGATCGTGGTTCAAAATCCTTTCGCTTCCAGGCTGGACCGATTTTCTCCAATCTGGTTCTGGCCGACGAAATCAACCGCGCCACGCCCAAGACCCAGAGTGCATTGCTCGAGGCGATGCAGGAGCGCACGGTCACCAGCGGCACGACGACGCATCAATTGGAGAGTCCTTTTCTGGTGATGGCGACGCAGAATCCGATCGAAATGGAAGGCACCTATCCGCTGCCGGAGGCGCAACTCGATCGCTTTTTGATGAAAATTCTGGTGCGTTATCCGAATCGCGCTGATTTGGCGACCATCGTCGAGCGCACGATTACGAAAGACGAACCCATTCTCGAGCCCAAGCTGGATGTCGAGGGCATCCTATCGCTGCGCAAGCTGTGCCGCGAGGTTCTGATCGCGCCGCATGTGCAGGATTTTGCCGTCGATCTGGTGATGGCGACGCAGCCGGATCAGGGCCATGCCCATCCGCTGGCGAAGAAGTACATCCGCTATGGCAGCTCTCCGCGTGGGGCGCAGTCCCTGGTGGAATGCGGGCGTGTACTGGCGCTGATGCGCGGCCGAACGCATCTGAGTGTGGAGGATATTGTCTCTGTCGCGCCTGCCGTTCTGCGCCATCGTGTCATCCTCAATTTTGATGCTCATGCGGACGGCCATACTACGGAAACGATTCTTCCCGAGATCCTCAAAGGTGTTGCCGCCCAGGCCACTGCGTCTCGTTAA